Within the Gammaproteobacteria bacterium genome, the region CGCGCAGCCACGGGAATATGCCCTTACGCTGGAAGATCGCACCTTCGTGTACAAGCCAGAGGGGACCCAAGGCAACAAGCCACTCACCATTTTCCCTACACGCCCAAGCATGGTGGTTGGCTTAACATGGCCGAGATCGAGTTGAGTATCCTTTCCCGTCAGGCCTTGGCCGACCGGATGCCGGATCAAGAAACCCTCACGCGAGAAGTATCGGCCTGGGAACAAGCGCGGAACAATGCGGGTGTCACCATTGATTGGCGCTTTACCACCGACAACGCACGGATAAAACTCAAGCGACTTTATCTATCATTCGACACTTGACTGAGTAATAGCCATCTCACTGCTGTAAGCAGGTTTTCGTGTACTATAAAATCAGGGCCTTTCCAGGCCCTGGCTGCTTGCTGAAGCTGATCACGACCGCGCCCTGTGCGCACTAAGATCAATCGGTGAAGGCCGGCTTTCCAGCCGGCCTGTAAATCACTTAATGCATCGCCTATGAGAATGGAGGATTTTAATTCAAGGTGCAAGTCCTTGGCAGCTTGGAGCAGAAGCCCAGGCTTTGGTTTTCGACATATGCACTGTTCGCCAGGGATATGAGGACACATGTAGATTGCATCAACTCGTCCACCACATGCAGTAATATGTTCCAACAGGCGTTGGTTGATCTTGCGGGCCTCTTGTATACTGAGCAACCCTTTGCCTATACATGCCTGATTTGTCACTACTACCACGGCCCAATGTGCAAGAGCGAGGCGTGACAATGCTTCTAAACTACCTGGCAAGACCTCTACATCTGTCCAAGAGAGCACATAGGGCGCTCGATTGGCAATGATAACACCATCTCGGTCCAGGAAAATCGCCGGGCGTGTCTTTTGTGTGGAAATGTTCTGAGATATGTCGAGATAGCTCGCTTTTCTTGGCAGATCAACAATAGGGAATTGGTGGGGCGTTTTTCTAAGCATTTCTTCTTCGATGGTAACTACTCAGCCTGATGGGATGGTGAATGGTTGCAGGAAGTGCGGACAGAAAGGCTCACCCAT harbors:
- a CDS encoding HAD-IIIA family hydrolase; protein product: MLRKTPHQFPIVDLPRKASYLDISQNISTQKTRPAIFLDRDGVIIANRAPYVLSWTDVEVLPGSLEALSRLALAHWAVVVVTNQACIGKGLLSIQEARKINQRLLEHITACGGRVDAIYMCPHIPGEQCICRKPKPGLLLQAAKDLHLELKSSILIGDALSDLQAGWKAGLHRLILVRTGRGRDQLQQAARAWKGPDFIVHENLLTAVRWLLLSQVSNDR